The window CATTTGAGCGAAAGACTTGTCTTTGTCATAAAGTGTCATCATAAGTGTCAtcttgtgtgtttttaatttcttaattGTATAAAAACCTGTCCAAACAAAATCAAATACTTTTATGATTCACAGAAGAATTCACTTCTGTATTAAGTACTCTCCTGGTAGCTGTAATATGGCacacttttaaagcttttaaataattCACAGCAAAAGCTAGCCAAGCTGAAATGCAGCACACAGTGTGGGGTTAGTTACTTCCAGTGTTAAAatacttcaaatatatttagtaaaaaaaaagcaaaaaaagcaaaTGTTTTACACTGTCCGCTGCTATATTTACACCAATAATATAAACCGTGAcatgaaaacattttatattgcCTAGAGCAGGATTTTGCTATGTTTAACTTTAATCAAATAATGTATAAAATGATTTGAGGGACACTAGCAGACCAGAGCTCCCACCAAGAGCACCCCAAGTAATAGCCATTCATCAACATTTGCTGGAAAATGTGGGTCTAGGCATGTTAACAAGCAACACAAAGGAATACTCCAGTGCTTTTCAGTTTCTCAGTATGATGGATTACCACAGAAAATCATTTCAATATATTTGCctgcaaaactgaaaaaaaaaacaccttaaatttACTTTCAATAGAAATGATTGCACAATTCTGTTGCTTAATtccattaataaatataaataaataaaatacaattatttcaTAATAATACATGTCTTATTATGAGACAGACATGAgataatattaatgttattaatattttcttttattaagtTGTTGTCACCTTTCTAACTCAAAAACAACGTAGTAAGGCCTTATGCAGAGATTAAACATGCCAGGTCTCTATACATTTTGCATGTTTTGTCTGATCAACTCCATTTACATATTTACGCATTCCAGAATAAGTTGGGTCAGTGGCAGTTTAGGTCTGGTAAATGAGCTAaaataatgatgtgatttcaAATAGATTGTTTAAGTACAGTGACGTTTCAGAAAACATATTAAAGAGGATGACCATacatttttcaacaggacaacacaaaccacatgctgcacatattataAAAGCATGGCTGCGGAGGAAGAGGGTAAGGATACTGGACTGGCCTGCATGCAGTCCTGATCTGTTTGTGTGAAGAATTGGAAAAGTATAATACATAAACAActaactcatcattttaagaggTGTTTGCTGGAAGAATGTGATAAAATAATACCTGAATCACTTGGTTTCTTCGTGTTCTCAGTGCTAAAACATCTCACAAGTCTTgtgagaagaagcagcagcaagTTCTTTGTATGAACCAGTACGTACTAAATGGGTATTACtggtacttaaatgtaggtacaaataaagaaaTCGGGACAACAAGGAACAAGACAGTAACAATTGggcaatttttttacatttaccatGTAATTTCATGGCATTACAAGCTTTTCATAACTCTCTACTCTGGAAGTAAGTTTTCTTCGTATTTTAGCCTGATAGTTTTAAATTGCTGCAGTTCTGGACATCCGCATCTGCTAGAAACATATGCTGTTACAGCTTTTTTGTTCCTGGTTGTCCCTTTTTTTGGTGTTGTACATACATTTAAGTACCAGCAGGACCcggtatatttttttaaaatatttaagctgGTTCATACAGAGAAAGTACACCATACGTTTTGGGTTATTACATGTAAAATGTCAGAAAGTTATCCATCTTATTTCTGTTTGTCCTCATTTCTTTTTTACCCACAGTAAGACCCAGTACGTATTTTGTATGTACTGGCTTATATAGAGAAGTTCCACCTACATTAAGAAAACGTattctttaaaaagtaataatgctgtattataaagtgtcaCCCAAGCCTTTCCTGAGTGGATGTGGATGTTTTACAGCTGCAAAAAGTACAGGATTAGGACTGGCCTCATATTGTTGTAATAGAAGTTGTTTGTCCACTAGGGGGAGCCACTTCCTATTCAGGAGGGCAAAAGATGGGCCACTGAAAGGGGTCAGCTAATTACAGAAAGTTAATGTGGAATTAAGACTAAATTATAAATAGGCTGCTATATGTTGGATCATTAGTGATACTCATTGCCTACTAGACTTCTAGTATCTATCATCATTCAGCTACACTCTTTTAAAACTACGCTTTATCTGAAACCCCTTAAAACTATACCTTAAATACCTCAGAATACATCTTATATAAACGTATGAGttttgcgcacacacacactcacacgtttCTAACTTTTTCCGTGTGGGATTCAGCATGTTTTCTGCGTTGACTTGCTGCTCGTGGCAGATTTGGAAACTTGAGGTTTTTCTCCTCCTCCCTGTTGTGAAAGGGGTTGGGTCGCTCCGGCTCTTTGTGCTTGGAGCTCTGCCATTGTTTGAGATTCCTGACCAGAGTGTCTGGCTGGAAGGGTAGAGCTGGTGACTGGGTGAAATCAGCTCACTGCACTGTAGCAGGGCTTTTCCCATGCCTGCGCTGAGCCTCATTGCTCCACAGGGACCACTGACTTGTGTTTCCCAGGATATTGAGCAACACACACATGTTTTGGGGATTAGACATGGACCTGCAGTTGGTTTTAGGTCTTAAATTCAGGGAcaggttttaaaaaaacaactttcaacAACCAGAATTCTTCTACATAGTACTGAAACAGGTTTCTTTGACTGATTGTGAAAGTTTTCCACCTTTGTCCTCAACCAGGCGAGAAACCATTTAAACATCCAAAGTCATCATGGTTTATAGAAAGATTACcttcatttataaacacttttaaaagactataaggcacactatctaATTATTTTAGCTCACTATTGCTTTTGTAAGGCATTACTTAATAATTACAGATCACTGCTGCTACTGGAGTAAACTACTTAATTATTTTGGATCACTGTTGCTACTGTAGTAAACTACTTAAATATTATAGCTCACTATTGCTTTTGTAAGGAATTACTTAATTATTACAGATCACTGTTGCTACTGTAGGAAACTCCTAATTATTTTAGATCACGATTGCTAGTGTAAAATACTACTTAATCATTATAGATCCCAGTTGCTTCCGTAGGACACAATGTTTTTAGTACATCACTGCTCAATTGTTATATGTTACTATTGGGCATTTCTTAGGAATTATAGATCACTTTTTCTAATGTATAATACTACTTAATTGTTATAAATCACTATTGTTATTGTAGGATTTTACTTAATCATTGTTGAGCACTATTGCTTTTGTAAGATACTATTTAAGTGTTTATAGATCACTATTTCTAATGTAGGACAcgctattttaagtatatttcacTGCTCAATTATTATACATTACTATGGGGCATTGCTCAGGTATTATAAATCACTATTGCTACCATAAGACACTAGATTACTACTGCTACTGTAAGATACTGCTTAATTATTATAGATCACTATTGCTACTGTAAGATcctacttatttattatagatcaCTGTTGCTTCTGTAAGATAccacttatttattatagatcaCTATTGCTACTGTAAGATCccacttatttattatagatcaCTATTGCTACTGTAAGGTACTATTTAATTGTTAAAGATCCCTATTGCTACTGTAAGATATTACTTCATCTTTATAGATCACTATTGCTATCATAAGATACTACTTAATTGTTATAGATCACTATTGCTATCATAAGATACTAATTAATTGTTATAGATCACTGTTGCTATCATAAGATACAAATTAATTCTTATAGATCACTATTGCTGCTGTAGGACACACTATTTTTGTCACTATATATCACTGCTTAATTATTATAGATTACTACTACTATGGGGCTTGCTCAAGAATTATAGATCACTATTGCTACTGTAAGATACtacttatttattataaatcactGTTGCTTCTGTAAGATATTACTTAGTTGTTATTGATCACTATTGCTACTGTAAGATACTACTTCATCATTATAGATCACTATTGCTATCAAAGGATACTAATTAATTCTTATAGATCACTGTTGCTATCATAAGATACTACTTAATTGTTATAAATCACTTCTGGTACTGTAGGATACTACTTAATTCTTATAGATCACTATTGCTGCTGTAGGACACACTATTTTTGTCATTATATGTCCCTGCTCAATTATTATAGATTACTACTACTAAGGGGCTTGCTCAAGAATTATAGATCACTATTGCTACTGTAAGATACTACTTAAGCGTTATAGATCACTATTGCTACTGTAAGATACTACTTAATGCTACTGTAGGACAGACTATTTTTATTATATGACACTGCTCAATTATTATAGATTTCTTTTACTATGGGGCATTGCTCATAGATCACTACTGGTAGACAAATTCTGGTTTTACCTTAAGAGGAATTATTACAATGTGTAATACCAAGTAACTACTATTACAGTTCCAGTTCCTTAATGCTTTATAAAGCTTCAAATATTGTGGTctttcttttctatttctttttttattttattttaacacaccctgtataaaacacaaatttacaAGTTGTGGGTCATGCAGGCCTCATTCCCTTTGCTTCGAAAATAACCCCTTAAGTATAGGCTAGTGAAATAGTCTCTCATGCCAAAACACAGCAGAAACATTAGAATCCTAGATGCCCACTTAACCCTCAAGGAAATTGCAAACGTATGTTGCTGCAGATCTGGCCGGGTTGTTGTTTTTTCTCAGCACATGCATTCACTGGGTTTATACTAGTTTgttgaaaaaataaacattatcatcatttCACAGAGTGATCCAAATGATCAGAACAGGGCCAAGGAGCAAAATAAAGCCCCATTATAAAATACGGACGACAGGCAGTGAGATATCCAGAGCTGAAAGATGAAACATTGAGAAAAATGCATGCACTGTTTGGAAATTTCAGTAGCTTTATTCATGTAAAGAGGTTCATAATGCTCACACTGTGGCAAATACTGCAAACGTACGTGAACAGGTCTAAGGGAGAGCTTTCTCATCCGGCGAGAGCCTTTTCCCttcaaaaatattttcttttgttcaacTTTCTAAACGCCCTACATGGTGCCCTGTTTCTTTATCTCGAAACGACAGGCAAATAAACaaactgtctatttttttttattatttcagggcTCAAATTTAAAGGAACTCTCTCTAAATCTACCAAATcaccaaacaaaaacaaaacaaaacagtgtaTCCCCCACCAAAAGAGTGCAACAAACCAAAAGGTTTATAAAGCAAGCAGAAAGAATATTTATTTGGAAACtttatttatgtctttttttttacaagttcaCCTCAGTAACTCCGAATTGACATTAAATTCAAGCCCTGATtccataaaaaatatgtatatcttTGTGCATCCATAAAAAAGCACCTTTCGACGTACAAAGTCCATCATGTATGTTTCTTGGCATCACCCTGCTCTGACCTTTCAACCGTCTACTCAGATCCATCAGCTAGCTTTAGCATTTGCACAATACTTGGGaaaattacaacaaaaaatggGAAGCAATCACTTACTGTGATGGTTAGTGTGGActgtgcatttttttctttttacaggttTAAATTTTAGTGGTATACATAGGTTATTGAAAATCGCAATTAGCACCattaatgtgattttaatttaATGGTTAGCACCTCATCCCAATAGTAGGCTAACTATATAGGAAGCGTTGATGGCGGTCGCTGTTTAGATGACAAGGTCCTTGTCAACATCCTCTGCAAAAAGAAACACAAAGGAAGAAATTAATGAATGAGTTAATTTAACCGAAATAATGAAATCTTGAAAacaaagcaaaagaaaaagagtTCGATGTAAAACATACGCTCTTTGATGCCGAAGCAGTTGGCCCATTCCTCCAGGGCGATGTACTTGTCCTGGTCAGCGTCGCACTGCTCGAAGAAGCTGGTGGTACAATGTTCCATTGGGATCAGAGGGGCGCGAAGGGGAGCCAGCTCGGTGTGAGACAGGAACCTGAAAAGCACACGCTTCAGTTAAACACTCGAGGTGTAAACAGCGGCCAGTTTTTCCTTCCAAGGCGTTAAGCTGGACGACTAAAAATGAAAGTCAACATTTGCAGAGAACTGTTTGTTTTACAGGTTCAAATAGAAGTGAGTTGAATAAGCGATTGActattaaatacttttaaattttttaaatttttaaaaagctGCACAATAAGCTGCTATGGAGATTTATATATAGAGAGGAGTGAGACAACAGATTCTGAGATGATCATGGGAACATACCCATCAATGGGGTGCTGGTCAAGCTGGCCGAACTGCCAGTGGACGGGGAAGATGTACATGTTGTAGTTCTTTTCGAAGTCCAGGGCCAGGAGGTCCAGGGAGTGATCACCAGCCTGCAGCCTCTTCTCGTTCTCAAAGATTTTCTTCACCTGAATATAAAACATAGTTTTTAGAGAGGAAAGCTGGAGATAGTTCTGTTGTCAACCACAAATACAGAGATCAAAATGGAGCTTTGCTTAAGTATCAGTTCTGTAAAGAACCTTTAGCGTAAAAACTTTGGTGTAGAAgttcattaaaacatattaaaaaaaatatttttctaatcaATGCAAAAATACATCTGGTCAAATCTGTAATATTTTGTGAGAAAATTTCTGAGAgtgttttaattagatttttgtaGGATTATTTGATTTGTTATAAAAATCAGTATAATGACAGTTTACTTGACAAAagataaaaatatctaaaatatatagaaaaaaactaatttttaataatattaaataatattgtcatcatttaatattaatcatattagggaactaaaaatgatttatctttgacatttcacatttcatttccCATAAATCCTTTTTGGCACCATATTTTCAAGACCGTTGTAACCCTCCTTGCATTTAAACCATGTTGTTTCGTGACTAGACAGTCTGCAGTCTGATGGTCTTGAAGTTAATGACCTTAATCAGTAAatgataatgtataatgtattctGGCTAATGTGAAGTCACACAGAGAGAATCTAAACACACCCTCAGCTTCTGCTTCTCGTTCAGCAGGTTGTTGTCCTCATCGCGCTCGTACAGAGTGACCAGAACGTTCTTCAGCCAGTCCCTCATGCGCAGGGGGAACTCGCTCAGCTCGTTATCCAGGCAGGGGGCAATGTCTGGGGAAGAGGGCCAGCAAGAATGTCATTATGCCAAATAAAAGATAGAACAGAGAGCCAAACATTCCAGGATGCTTCTTAACACACTGTATGCTAAACATCTGGACAGACTGTATACAGCAAACAGTCAATTACAAAAGGGTAAAGTCTGCTTTTGGTGCTAAATATATCCTCTGGATCATTTACAGCCCCGGAGGTTACAACATGATAGTGTTATTACTGTGCTATTAGCTAAATCACTAATGTCAAAACACGGGTTTTTCAGTTCATCTGCAGCCCAGACTCCCTGCTTTGACTACTCGGCAGCAGGTCTCCACCCACAGCAGGAGCTCCATCTGAACCCTTCGGTCCAGTGAGTTGGctcagcccagcccagcccagcccatCCCCGAGGGATTTAAGAGGGGATTCTCTCTGCTTTGTGGAGTAGAGTAACACAGGCTTGCTAGGGCCTGCCCCATGCTCAGCGTGTGCATGGCCCTGCAAGGGAAGCCTCCAGCCTAGAGCTCATCAATCACTGCAAAGCACTCAGTTCTGCCCAGCTTTTACGGCCTGCGCCGTGACTGGCTTAAATGTTAAACATCCTCTGCGGCAAACAACCCGCTCTTTGGCTTGATCACATTTTTTGTTACCGTTTATGACGCACACACTCACATTTGCAGGGTCCGATGTAGTCCAGGTGGAGCTTGTGGCCTTTCTTGGTGCCCTCCAGGGCGCACTTGGTGGCAAAGAAGTGGCAGGAGGAGTCATAGGTCTTGTTGTCAGTGCCACACACCTATAAAGTGCAAGAAGGCAACACTAAATGCCACGCTCACCAACCTGGCAGGTTTAGATTGCTATTCATCAAGGAGCTAGGAACGCCTGCCAGCAAAAAGAGCATTGTCATAGCAACTCGCTAACTGAATATTTATCAGAAACCCAAATTTATTCTTTTCATTCAGAGTTCCGAGTTAAAAGAAAAAGCTGTTCCTGCAGTCCCAAACAGTGCTGTTAGGGTTCATATAAAGCCTTAGAGACATACGTTAGTGTCCTTGgtttcatttatagttttgtgCTGGAGTGTcaaggctaatgctgctaacaacCTGGGTACTGTTAAATAAATAGAACTGAAAAGGATCCCTTCACAACAATAGGTAATTAAGATAATTTCTAGTTggcaatataatatttttttattgtaggttGTAGAGATGAGTTGGAAATCGGGAAGACCACgttaattgtaaattgtaataaaCGTAACTGGATATATTTTTTCCAATTCTTAATTTAGCAAATAACAAATAATGAcactttatattttacaattttgaatacaccttcttattcactatatttatgttttcatttcatgtagtaaacttaaaagtgtaaaacaaaccaaaatactttgtgaaggTGTCTTTTATCTGGGAtgttgttaacttgcggtttctgtggctggttactctgatgaacaagaggtaactcttggtctttctttcttgggccggttctgatgagagccagtttcatcataacatttttgatatgcaaatacacttgaggatacttttaaagttcttgaaatcttttcgtattgactgaccttcatttcttaaagaatttaagaattttctttacatagttgagtagttcttgccataaaattgagctatttactgtataccaactctaactATCATTCCAAAGtatcttttatttttatcttttaactCAGTAATTTAGTTTGAGAAATGACATTAAGAAGTCTTACTGGTATTACTTTTTAACTTGACATGGTACTAAGCAACTGGTTGATGATTTTTGGTAGGCTCGCAGTTTGTAAGGCTTAGCTAGCATTAAAATGACTCACATGCTCAAACTCTCCAACAGGGGCGGCGCAGGTCAGAGGGTCCTGGCACACACACATGGGCTGGTTGCTCTCATCGACCTCGCACACTTTGCCCTTCTTGCAGTGATGGTTGAGGCAGGGATCTGCAGAGAGGGAATGTGGTGAAGAGACAAGCAGTTTTTGTTAATGTTacttctctcattttttttccttttctggtCAAGATATTTTGTGGCTGGCGGACACGTCACATTGCTGGATGTGTCACTTTAGCTTGGTTTTCTAAGAGTGCAGCCGGGGTAACCCATGATTATAGCTGTCTAGTTTTGACTTATGTGCAGTCTGTCATTACCAGTGGCTTTAGGTTTGCTGCTGTATAATTTACTAAGCCTAACAAAGCATGGTGGCATGGGGCGAAAAACTGCAGTAGCCGAGTGGCAGATGACATTTTGCAAagcgtatttatttatttttttcacattttccttGCTTTTTTCAAAGAAAACATCTTAAATGTAGAATGTTTCAAAATGCACTGTTCATTGTTTgttcatactgtacatacacagaAACTACAAAACAGCTTGATTCAATGATTAAATTCATAGACTTTTTTTGTGATGTCAGTGAACTTATGGACTTATAAACACATggcctattcagcctacagcaattaAGCCCTGCCTATTCATGTTTAAGTTATAAGGAGCATTTCATATAGGACTTTAAAAGAGGCCAAACTCAGACAAAGTCCTTATACTGTAGGCAATCTATTCACTCTGCAGCCATGTTTGCAAAGCAGGCAGTGTTTCAGTTGTTTCTGTTAATAAGTGACCAGCCTCACATTTCTTTTAATTGCTTTGAATTAAAAATCACTTATAAAACTAAATGCAAATTTTTGCCTTGTAATGGCTGCTACGGTTGCGCAGATCTCCATAAAAGGAGGAGCTTTCCTCTCTAGCAGAAAGCTAATTGGCtaatattgtttttctttttaaagggcGAATTTTACTGTAAACAGACGACATGATAATCATTACAAGAACACTCATTTATGTTTCGACCAGTGTCTGGTCTCCTTAAAAACACTTCTAATACAGAGCATGTAATATGAACTAAAGGCACCTTATCTTTATCAATCTTAAAGGTATACAATGTATAACATAACGACAGACTGCATAATTACATACAAgcagaaaataaaatatgaaaaaaaaaatggtcatggTAATATGAATTATGatttatatggtttatatacCCAGAAAAACATTGTCAATACACAAACGCAGGATACGGATTCTTCAACTAAACAATCTGACATGCATAATGATATTTACACTTACTCTCTGCAACAACATCCTCTACAACCTCAATAGCCTCATCAAACTCGCCGGTCTCCACTTGGACTGGGTTGGCTCCCACTTCCACCTCCTGGGTGAAGAGAAAGGAAAGCAGCACAGTTATGAACAGTGTATATTGTGTAGGATGTTTGCACAATGCTTTTTTGACAGTGTAAAATGGAAAACCAATGGGTTTGAACGGCCTACATTTCTAACCAGGCCATGCACACAGTCCTTTAGAGTCCAAAAACAGACGTGGGAGAGCAATGACATAATTGCTTCCTTTTAAGCTGTATTTATATACAAACTATTGTGGATTTAAGGTCCTGTAGGACTTAAAACAGGAAGCTGTACATACTGTATGCACACACGAAGACTTCTGCTGCCATATAGAGCAAAGAGGTGTTGCTTATGCTGGGTTTTGCCAATACAAAAGGCAGAGcagctttaaagaaaaaaatcccaAGCATTTGTTCTTCAATCCCAGAGGGGTTTCTATAGACCTATTTTATATTCAGATTAAATGGGTCTTACCTCCTCAACAACTGGCTCCTCCTCTGCCTGCAAAATAAATGGTACAATAAAATACTTGTAGGTTGTTTTGGTGTGATTAGAGGCTCACTTTTGTCTAAATGTGTTATGCTGACTTCAGCTATCAAAGGAGTTCAGACACTGTATTCGTTTAATTAGCTTACACAAATAAAGCTCCCTGTAAAACCACTGATTCATCATGTTCACTTTTATTAGATtcttcaaaacacacacacatacacacacgcacattgTTTAACTATACCACTTGCCTCATAGATGCACACAAAAACACTTAAGTATAGAAGGTTCTTTGCAATGGTTGTATACTTACTGGAGCGGCAATGGCCTTTCCAGCCAGGCACAAAAGGAAGACGATCCACACCCTCATGTTGGGATTCAACctgaagtgaaaataaaaaaaagacactgtCAATATCATGGTTTAACAAATATAATGCAATTAGAAGCGAcaatttatcattttttactaattttctcTAATTTTCGTCTCTCCCTGAGCTAGGATTCAGGATCCAGGATTCAAGATCAGTTTATGCCAGTAAAAATATGCTCCCAGAGGCGAGGGCTGGGCAGGTTGGGCAGGCCCTACATCATTGCATTTTCAGGCATGACAGCACACTTCAAGCTG of the Astyanax mexicanus isolate ESR-SI-001 chromosome 10, AstMex3_surface, whole genome shotgun sequence genome contains:
- the sparc gene encoding SPARC, with product MRVWIVFLLCLAGKAIAAPAEEEPVVEEEVEVGANPVQVETGEFDEAIEVVEDVVAENPCLNHHCKKGKVCEVDESNQPMCVCQDPLTCAAPVGEFEHVCGTDNKTYDSSCHFFATKCALEGTKKGHKLHLDYIGPCKYIAPCLDNELSEFPLRMRDWLKNVLVTLYERDEDNNLLNEKQKLRVKKIFENEKRLQAGDHSLDLLALDFEKNYNMYIFPVHWQFGQLDQHPIDGFLSHTELAPLRAPLIPMEHCTTSFFEQCDADQDKYIALEEWANCFGIKEQDVDKDLVI